A single window of Enoplosus armatus isolate fEnoArm2 chromosome 22, fEnoArm2.hap1, whole genome shotgun sequence DNA harbors:
- the foxm1 gene encoding forkhead box protein M1, giving the protein MTMRRSPRRPLILRRRKLPFQQNDPPAAESQSQSCASGTKEPSESAARQCFPDGIRIMDHPSMSDTQVVVIPKTADLQSVIGALTAKGKESGVQGPNKFILLSGNGTSDNGSFCQPAAEEEDVSSRSTVGQPVKAETMPSPDAKPLTGIKSLNKDLDCGPLDDSLTNIQWLGRMSTSAFEPDPAKQMTNKENQNSNSQTFQAQNTQIDAEAVQQPMSERPPYSYMAMIQFAINSRKNRRMTLKEIYMWIEDHFPYFREVAKPGWKNSIRHNLSLHDMFIRETSLDGKISFWTIRPEANRCLTLDQVYKPGCDPMTAPVPVPMLLFPHQQQKRMLPDARKTPTGSERRMKPLLPRTDSYLVPIQIPVTSSVYLPSSSAQFPPSCSQQKRNTPRGAKRVRIAPKVTQCDVPAVAMYPQQIKDLEVKEEPVCVPIKCETPKSLPKRQASGSRRKQRLVHSLHEEPVLLCPDNTFFDSGVASDASTFQDMRDTELDEHQHEQQSPDREYSFKTPIKSSSHLTSSTPSKPPSNVLPEPWKVTPVGKGSQNVLDFSPIRTPGGPSVTPRHDYTTFSFNSTPFKEWPLFSSPRELLTSAPSRGAGPTDSPIECLRSSCSRELLQAGGATPANRSITEGLVLDTMNDSLSKILVDISFSGLDDEDLGMANISWSEFISQFK; this is encoded by the exons ATGACCATGAGACGGAGCCCAAGGAGACCCCTGATCCTCAGAAGAAGAAAGTTGCCTTTTCAGCAAAATGATCCGCCAGCAGCTGAATCGCAAAGCCAGTCTTGTGCATCAGGCACCAAAGAACCTTCAGAATCCGCCGCCCGTCAGTGCTTCCCTGATGGTATCCGCATTATGGATCACCCTTCCATGTCTGATACACAGGTGGTTGTCATTCCCAAAACAGCAGACCTTCAAAGTGTTATTGGGGCCCTCACTGCCAAAGGCAAAGAGAGTGGTGTCCAGGGACCAAACAAGTTCATCCTTCTTAGTGGGAATGGCACCTCTGACAATGGATCCTTTTGTCAGCCtgctgctgaagaggaagacGTCTCTTCAAGAAGTACAGTTGGACAGCCAGTGAAAGCAGAAACTATGCCTTCCCCAGATGCTAAACCTCTCACTGGAATTAAATCAT TGAATAAGGATCTGGATTGTGGTCCTTTAGATGACAGCCTCACCAATATTCAGTGGCTGGGCAGAATGAGCACAAGCGCCTTCGAACCAGATCCTGCCAAGCAGATGACCAACAAGGAGAACCAAAACTCAAATTCACAGACTTTTCAG gcacaaaatacacaaatcgATGCGGAGGCTGTTCAACAGCCCATGTCAGAAAGGCCGCCATACTCCTACATGGCCATGATCCAGTTTGCTATCAACAGTCGGAAGAACAGGAGGATGACACTGAAAGAGATTTACATGTGGATCGAGGACCACTTTCCTTACTTCAGAGAGGTGGCCAAACCAGGATGGAAG AATTCCATCCGCCATAACCTCTCTCTACACGACATGTTTATTCGTGAGACGTCACTAGATGGTAAAATTTCTTTCTGGACCATCCGGCCTGAAGCCAATCGGTGCCTCACTCTTGATCAGGTTTACAAG CCTGGTTGTGACCCGATGACTGCTCCTGTTCCGGTGCCAATGCTTTTATTTCCCCACCAA caaCAAAAGAGGATGCTTCCTGATGCAAGAAAAACACCAACTGGCTCTG AGAGAAGGATGAAACCTCTTCTCCCTCGAACCGATTCCTACTTGGTTCCTATCCAGATCCCCGTCACCTCCTCCGTCTACCTGCCATCCTCATCGGCCCAGTTCCCCCCCTCCTGCTCGCAGCAGAAACGAAACACTCCACGAGGAGCCAAGAGGGTGCGGATAGCTCCTAAG GTGACACAATGTGACGTCCCAGCCGTGGCAATGTATCCTCAGCAGATCAAAGACCTCGAGGTGAAGGAGGAGCCGGTATGTGTTCCAATTAAATGCGAGACTCCTAAGTCCCTTCCCAAGAGACAAGCCAGCGGCTCTCGACGTAAACAGCGCCTGGTTCACTCTCTGCATGAGGAGCCCGTCCTCCTCTGTCCTGATAATACTTTCTTTGACTCTGGCGTAGCCTCTGATGCTTCCACTTTCCAGGACATGAGAGACACCGAGCTGGACGAGCACCAGCATGAGCAGCAGAGCCCCGATCGGGAGTACTCCTTCAAGACCCCCATAAAAAGTAGCAGCCACCTGACATCCTCCACGCCCAGCAAGCCCCCCTCTAATGTCTTGCCCGAGCCCTGGAAAGTGACCCCTGTGGGCAAAGGGAGCCAAAACGTTCTGGACTTCAGCCCCATTCGCACGCCAGGTGGTCCTTCAGTCACACCGCGGCACGACTACACCACCTTCAGCTTCAACAGCACCCCCTTTAAAGAATGGCCTCTGTTTAGCTCCCCAAGAGAGCTGCTCACATCCGCTCCCTCCAGAGGGGCTGGACCGACAGACTCTCCCATCGAATGCCTCCGAAGCAGCTGCTCCAGAGAGCTGCTTCAGGCTGGAGGCGCCACACCCGCCAACCGCTCCATCACAGAGGGCCTCGTCCTGGACACAATGAATGACAGCCTGAGCAAGATACTAGTGGACATTAGCTTCTCTGGTCTTGATGATGAGGACCTAGGTATGGCCAATATCAGCTGGTCTGAGTTCATCTCTCAGTTTAAGTAG
- the rhno1 gene encoding RAD9, HUS1, RAD1-interacting nuclear orphan protein 1 gives MPRKAIKTEKPPLLFLERSLCGARLQNVPEVRAALNPKDFFTETQEHNSSAPNSWVSPQFDSSLAAAPPVRRGRRKCHSATSILDSCTQLSRKNSVCKFPSLSFQTRSRDQSHQTKSTRTKKATECAVVPDAGNQPRGSCQIKRTVSSAQYSDTPKRQTTSIRKGNVERFSDGAASSSRCLDQPETPFVNVPERCRIPADGASTPASSEFSTTEISSVGPPPDVDTPKVIQEGSSCPSASLHLLLPRSCTPPCNQPSDSLVADTPERDYGVRVTWRRRRGLMLLLKERGHLSDSDTLIHS, from the exons ATGCCCCGTAAAGCCATAAAGACAGAGAAGCCTCCCCTGCTGTTCCTGGAGCGGTCTTTGTGTGGCGCCAGACTCCAAAATGTGCCTGAAGTCCGAGCAGCACTCAATCCCAAAGATTTTTTTACAGAGACACAAGAACACAACAGCTCAGCTCCTAATTCTTGG GTAAGCCCACAATTTGACAGTTCATTggcagctgcacctccagtgAGACGCGGGAGGAGAAAATGCCACTCTGCCACAAGTATCCTTGACAGTTGCACTCAGCTGTCCAggaaaaacagtgtgtgtaaatTCCCCTCATTATCGTTTCAGACAAGGTCAAGAGATCAGTCTCATCAAACAAAGAGTACACGCACAAAGAAAGCTACAGAGTGTGCTGTTGTGCCTGATGCGGGAAATCAACCACGGGGATCGTGCCAAATCAAAAGGACAGTTTCAAGTGCACAGTACTCAGACACACCAAAGAGACAGACGACCTCAATCAGAAAAGGAAATGTGGAGAGattttctgatggtgctgcatcCTCCAGCAGATGTTTGGACCAACCTGAAACTCCATTTGTTAACGTGCCAGAGAGATGCAGAATTCCAGCAGATGGTGCTTCAACACCTGCGTCCAGTGAGTTCAGCACCACTGAGATCAGCAGTGTTGGTCCACCACCTGATGTGGACACTCCAAAAGTAATACAAGAAGGGAGTAGTTGTCCCTCCGCCTCCCTGCACTTGCTGCTGCCTCGGTCATGTACACCACCATGTAATCAGCCATCTGACAGTTTGGTGGCTGACACACCAGAGAGGGATTATGGGGTGAGGgtgacatggaggaggaggaggggtttgatgttgttgttaaaaGAGAGGGGCCATCTCTCTGATTCAGACACGTTGATTCACAGCTGA
- the LOC139305021 gene encoding cystine/glutamate transporter, with product MDGTHMKKEEDDKKKTEEEVVHLRREIGLLPAVSFIIGTVVGSGIFIAPKGVLMNSGSVGLSLLVWALCGVLSMFGALCYAELGTTFTKSGGHYTYLLETLGPLPAFLRLWVEFLFIRPAVASYVSLAFGRYVVEPFYAPCAAPMVLVKLVSILGVTFVVAVNCWSVTLASRTQVTLTFIKMFALVLIIIPGVIALAKGKTENFQNGFEVDSLTLDRLPLAFYNGLYAYGGWFYLNFVTEEVINPNRTIPLAIICSMVTVTVFYVLINVAYYTVMTPAELLLSDAVAVTFANRALQGLASVIPVLVALSCLGALNGGFFGSPRMLFVGAREGHWPPIFSMIHIRRNTPLPAVLLLYPLVVLMLITGEIYQLINFASFARWFFIALATSGMLIHRYRFPLHPRPFKVPLAIAATFTVVCFFIVGLSLYSDPWNTGRSCALTLTGVPVYYVTVYRFRLPLRWSRIFNYCSKQLQILLEVAQQEIQTY from the exons ATGGACGGGACACAtatgaagaaagaggaggatgacaagaagaagacagaagaggaggtggtgcaCCTTCGGAGAGAGATCGGCCTGCTGCCTGCGGTGTCCTTCATCATCGGTACGGTGGTGGGCAGTGGGATCTTCATCGCGCCCAAGGGGGTCCTGATGAACAGTGGCAGCGTGGGGCTCTCTCTGCTGGTGTGGGCGCTGTGTGGGGTCCTCTCCATGTTTG GGGCCCTGTGCTATGCTGAACTGGGCACCACTTTTACAAAATCAGGGGGCCACTACACTTATCTACTGGAGACATTGGGGCCACTACCTGCCTTTTTACGACTCTGGGTGGAGTTCTTATTCATCAG GCCAGCTGTGGCGTCCTATGTGTCCCTTGCTTTTGGCCGCTATGTGGTGGAGCCGTTCTATGCTCCCTGTGCTGCTCCCATGGTGCTAGTCAAACTTGTCAGCATCCTCGGAGTGA cGTTTGTCGTGGCAGTAAACTGCTGGAGCGTGACCTTGGCCTCTCGCACACAGGTCACCTTGACTTTCATTAAGATGTTTGCTCTGgtcctcatcatcatccccGGTGTCATCGCACTGGCCAAAG gaaaaacagagaatttCCAGAATGGTTTTGAGGTTGACTCATTAACATTGGATAGGTTGCCACTGGCCTTCTATAATGGCCTATATGCATATGGTGGATG GTTTTATCTGAACTTTGTCACAGAAGAGGTCATAAACCCAAATAG AACCATCCCGCTGGCAATAATCTGCTCCATGGTGACAGTGACAGTCTTTTATGTGCTTATTAATGTGGCCTACTACACCGTGATGACTCCCgccgagctgctgctgtctgatgctGTGGCTGTG ACGTTTGCAAACCGTGCTCTCCAGGGATTAGCTTCTGTGATTCCCGTTCTTGTGGCCCTGTCCTGCCTTGGGGCGCTTAACGGTGGCTTCTTCGGGTCACCCAG gaTGCTGTTTGTGGGAGCCAGAGAGGGCCACTGGCCCCCCATCTTTTCCATGATTCACATCCGCAGAAATACGCCTTTGCCTGCTGTGCTGTTACTG TACCCCCTGGTGGTGCTGATGTTAATCACTGGAGAGATCTACCAGCTCATTAACTTCGCCTCCTTCGCTCGCTGGTTCTTCATCGCCTTGGCAACATCGGGGATGCTCATCCACCGATATCGCTTCCCCCTCCACCCAAGACCTTTCAAG GTGCCCCTGGCCATCGCAGCCACCTTCACAGTGGTTTGCTTCTTCATCGTGGGTCTGTCTCTGTACTCGGACCCCTGGAACACAGGGCGAAGCTGTGCTCTCACACTGACCGGGGTCCCAGTTTACTACGTCACCGTCTACCGCTTCCGCTTGCCCCTCAGGTGGAGTCGCATCTTCA ACTACTGCAGCAAGCAGCTGCAGATCCTTCTAGAAGTGGCTCAGCAGGAAATCCAGACATACTGA